A region of Candidatus Rokuibacteriota bacterium DNA encodes the following proteins:
- a CDS encoding proteasome accessory factor PafA2 family protein, whose translation MRRVFGLETEYGFFCRVNGGRLPSRENIISYLFNQTVPGARKGNVFLENGGRFYLDSGFHPEYATPEADQVAELVAHDKAGERIVADLLLRAGRLIHEEGFTGSVLAFKNNTDSVGNSYGCHENYLTRRDVALECLAAGLIPFLVTRQVFTGAGKVLRTIRGSQFCLSQRAQHICQEMSGGTTTARAIINTRDETLADSSRYRRLHLILGDSNMSEVTTYLKVGTTALVIDMIEDGWLNSDYSLHAPVDALRTISRDPTLRATVKLKDGRLLTALEIQNEYLERALRYAQSSGCDSQRRDILGRWTRTIERLEHEPLLLDREVDWVIKLRLMTNLMDRHGISWNDPRLSLLDLQYHDMRSDRSVYHRLVSLGMVERITTDAAVERAMHLPPQTTRARLRGECIRRLRLSGKEYRADWSSLKVLGGEEPTLTIHWRDPLQAHDENTEDLIEKL comes from the coding sequence TGTATTTCTCGAGAACGGCGGCCGCTTCTATCTCGACAGCGGGTTTCACCCCGAATACGCCACCCCCGAAGCCGACCAGGTCGCCGAGCTGGTCGCTCACGATAAGGCCGGCGAGCGCATCGTCGCAGACCTCCTGCTCCGGGCCGGCCGCCTCATCCACGAGGAGGGGTTCACGGGATCCGTCCTTGCCTTCAAAAACAACACGGATTCGGTCGGGAACTCGTACGGCTGCCACGAGAACTATTTGACTCGCCGTGACGTCGCCCTCGAGTGCCTTGCCGCTGGCCTCATCCCCTTCCTCGTGACCCGCCAAGTATTCACCGGCGCCGGCAAAGTCCTGCGAACGATCAGGGGGTCCCAGTTCTGCCTCAGTCAGCGCGCGCAGCATATCTGCCAGGAGATGTCAGGGGGAACCACGACCGCGAGGGCCATCATCAACACGCGCGACGAGACCCTCGCGGACTCCAGCAGGTACCGGCGCCTGCACTTGATTCTCGGCGATTCCAACATGTCCGAGGTCACGACCTACCTGAAGGTCGGGACAACCGCCCTCGTCATCGACATGATCGAGGACGGCTGGCTCAACAGCGACTATTCACTGCATGCCCCCGTCGATGCGTTGCGGACCATCTCCCGTGATCCGACCCTGCGCGCGACCGTCAAGCTCAAGGACGGCCGCCTCCTGACCGCGCTCGAGATCCAGAACGAGTACCTGGAGCGGGCTCTCCGGTACGCGCAGTCCTCTGGTTGTGACTCCCAGCGGAGAGACATCCTGGGCAGGTGGACGCGCACCATCGAGCGGCTCGAGCACGAACCGCTCCTCCTCGACCGGGAGGTCGACTGGGTCATCAAGCTCCGCTTGATGACGAATCTGATGGATCGGCATGGAATCTCCTGGAACGACCCCCGCCTATCGCTCCTCGATCTGCAGTACCACGACATGAGATCCGATCGAAGCGTGTATCATCGCCTTGTCTCTCTCGGGATGGTCGAGCGGATCACGACCGACGCGGCGGTCGAGCGGGCCATGCACCTCCCGCCCCAGACGACCCGGGCACGACTGCGGGGCGAGTGCATCCGACGGCTGCGCCTCAGCGGCAAAGAGTACCGAGCAGACTGGAGTTCCCTCAAGGTGCTCGGAGGGGAGGAGCCAACGCTGACCATTCATTGGCGAGACCCCCTTCAAGCTCATGACGAGAACACCGAGGACTTAATTGAGAAGCTGTAG